In the Neospora caninum Liverpool complete genome, chromosome Ia genome, one interval contains:
- a CDS encoding klla0c10076p, related, whose product MILDAQTPDGEAAMPSLLAGGDNAGVVPVKLTEKLEVLTHAPQCELLGEFGSFGWWLQGVLAVLSFSSLLIKRWQEKPRRPLKVFCFDTLKQITGSGVLHILNLVFASLLSSVSTEDADPCEWYWLNIMVDTTLGVYVLHLLVEWMTRWRSLTGSTAFGYYGNPPAWRACLRQVLVWQVIVSAMKMLMVLVMVVGQTPLTWIAAALLNSLDDQPRVKLVVVMVLTPLTMNTIQYWITDNIIKRKPGTSYGQRQSDWPQGRETYHPVEALRRHDGGSSISEDVCLEDKA is encoded by the exons ATGATTCTTGACGCCCAAACCCCGGACGGGGAAGCCGCAATGCCGTCCCTTCTGGCGGGCGGAGACAACGCGGGTGTCGTCCCCGTCAAATTGACGGAAAAACTCGAGGTGTTAACCCACGCGCCACAGTGCGAGTTGTTGGGTGAATTCGGTAGCTTTGG CTGGTGGCTCCAAGGCGTCCTTGccgttctttccttctcctcgctcctcaTCAAGCGCTGGCAG GAAAAGCCTCGAAGGCCACTAAAGGTTTTCTGCTTCGACACCCTCAAGCAAATCACCGGCTCTGGAGTTCTTCACATAC TGAACTTGGTGTTCGCGTCCCTgctgtcttccgtctcgaCCGAGGACGCCGACCCGTGCGAGTGGTACTGGCTAAACATAATGGTTGACACAACGCTGG GTGTCTACGTCCTGCATCTGCTGGTGGAGTGGATGACCCGGTGGCGGAGCCTGACTGGAAGCACC GCCTTTGGCTACTATGGGAATCCGCCGGCGTGGCGCGCCTGTCTGCGTCAAGTACTCGTGTGGCAGGTCATTGTGTCGGCGATGAAGATGCTCATGGTCCTCGTGATGGTCGTGGGCCAAACACCTCTCA CGTGGATAGCGGCGGCGCTTCT GAATTCCCTAGATGACCAACCCCGTGTGAAGCTG GTGGTGGTTATGGTGTTGACGCCTCTGACCATGAACACGATCCAGTACTGGATCACTGACAACATTATCAAGCGCAAACCCGGAACGAGCTACGGCCAGAGACAGTCGGACTGGCCACAAGG ACGAGAAACTTACCATCCCGTAGAAGCTCTCAGACGCCACGACGGAGGATCCTCGATCTCTGAGGACGTCTGTCTAGAAGACAAAGCGTGA
- a CDS encoding protein phosphatase 2C-like domain-containing protein, related, whose amino-acid sequence MCGLLALSFRLHPLLPARLRVALFSSFGLAPRDHRAAVAKVRGLRRSSVSLSANFFVFSWLSICSAASSRAGFRSESVSPSLSFALFWHALHSRRMTPARETRRARGGTAGASSAEPSPESFFSPRSGVCAAAPSSPCISGKGEQGADPRARVDLAPRHASSAEASDRGANSSGSLEALAGAGLRFSRRPSSGDEDSASEGLGKRRSTSQSAASVSPSVSSCCPSASSHYCPSSASLSSSASQSAVSAEGFLRRVSWGSRSAGGPRAALAPLASGKGPLSLSEPSAPPACGCPPAALDFHQALTLHADKQLASPPSQSAGVSSCAAFASSARSLASAPLGETDSAGAAPHRSTPVGMRAELGGRDTRPRILSGHAARQAVAVREEGGNGGASAEERVRPHPEEKAERNAARASTWVEPCVDQEERKTPDVKGHLCATQREEPRQPPLVSAGGTGGDGKGGTDPAPSPRSAPSASSLDSAPRESAVLAASLNESFASAVDGARSSSGGRSGGAPLGKSRARLQLMRHGLAPVPGVSPHPTGGERTADSLRLLRDLQSLPGPHGLHARHLATFLQKHREIFAPATVSVRARAERDRDASTRRASGHAFVHVYGPGQGGEGGRERLFFSSSGHMRFAPSGALVDSATGEHSYGDLHPPFVQWVSALVSASSASSVFGVGPDPTASQGNPHRHAGRPPTANVGREERPFVRQADSLAEGRWPEEGEAGASAFSSPRSLHSPGEDGGDGGRTTVETAGGGDGEATVFAAFCLSPAARRFQASRGPLAFSGVATPGGADDGRDTAGLGPASGDEEALTRVRLCTLSPSWPLSPASLSAGNSPSTSIVSTADNLHSAALAASAAHEMTQETLESYGGNEQANSAGWPRDSCGASRGDLGGLRGGTERDLQAASAGFASPASPHFEAAQGEDAEGCGGGQEARDGDAKQRRRQEASGDAALLGASKARRGWRAEVAFGASHPPARQRCVSREAGESGETRRANVRGDRAGDGGAPAAALRVDGGLSSSLFSRCRTAPQPLRTLLQCEESVSPSAPLPPSECVPNLSRSLCLLAPSSAPRASRRITVAAPEAAGLPRVAAPSEPLQRRGKSLPPPRSREWRKSRAAVAAILGSTVASWRTSHLARHLGRFPFFAELRDVCHEVYIHSRFGRFYASAGAERATSPASRGDWERATSVGGRWAGWREAESGASANPRPRNFVHGHGPSVSRSSVAGDSPRQSAERWNGRRGRAAPGQASAVGPGSPRNHLPAGARSFPSAPSPVDACAASSDEGRELKPASSRRAPRSPAAASGFSPLGWQERRGGSQRSETGGRGEEWREARWTGAECRSRRPPRSPDGFSGEEQSSERSSSEGWGHGDIEQPLQRRGRATSHSPHRSVRHSDPRPFMSPSRRGYSLRRKLWRFTNVPADATLVTGPGNEAEKPGGRGELRQSPCRPDEGHRALWCPSPQRRPRRADARGHAGGRQVSPSVSPGAFACQGLGDHTARRRVPSTCEGRRRSTGTSGSPDAVSEWENYRRPASAKALSSAGSARRGGEPDGGQEDRQGMEAGRGAALCRKIRERLSGRGTSRQRGEGPRRVERDGGERTPVVRPARVEPTPRDSTCQTCWPKAGDAGSRASSSPLSSRSSFESPLASRGAAATSFAGSPRRSSPEALAQSSCSPPVLCSSTGTRRDSEKGTIPQSPASRTARSRAERAGESGGDCPAASSGTTSPRSHVIRSFAASERDSDHEETSVSAPRSLLSHARPGLGHRCVSGPPGEGLFFQSARPSTPQILSTVSLATGEYEGDERQSTTNRGGTGAVACAGQAKQAQRPRGSGEGEERRLGERRRNRGGTAAQGKERSAETRSSSGDSSPHPSQDAGLLPGAPLQVSSGKPWHDSSGGEQASQTGDIPRDGCQRLAVSPAGASYSGATRRQTWGASIAPATTLSLAVLQGETLSLVGTPTSRPTRGPVTEGGDVARISRSQVGSEEGWTAREVPAGGSKDDAKTPTWATRCSLRRKSGASWRSPPRRRACALQKLLAKTQRRDLAALEGFRRRTLSSESVGSAGSADSVSSVDSVGADAVPGWSHAFLLSASPLAASRASLVPQSLDQGPGRPELGSSVFSVRSPIHRANTVAFGPEQGEARLRLDLNLGRLSGCLRDFPQCILEVILSGRGRRVRRREDEMDASVPASESRGTHGEGRGKDGEGPRREASYGPACRERASPRAGHDSRPETPGARQTEGERPGGRGGGRLSASSASCGPAPPAKLRHPPGLSSSHDTTESRAELSQRVASRGVATSGTGRPRLCLWLGSFSIPRDDKRYRGGEDAWFISSACNAVGVADGVGEWEDLAGINPQSFAQDLMKGSLRHVRRIKKTHWAEQRRAEERPAERHASEQGHDRKGSDEATKPDFDAAQAATEALSKAYREAKNYGSSTALVGVLDEDKAILGFANLGDSSGMVLRRLRNHTRAGGTALSVVKRVKGMQHSFNVPYQFAHIPAPEDWERLRATGLHRLVSIAEKEFHQRAEERTPAGGKRGEAGEHSEPDSPIGDSPSCIESTTVRVEAGDLILLGTDGLFDNLFDYEITALSTYWRSLDSSAQAPFAKEARKQTALEGRAGQRGSLFSSFTSGGKEDDITVAAAWVVAEADANLDSEYELALDRGEENIAEAESGGMPSLWQ is encoded by the exons AGATCATCGGGCAGCCGTGGCGAAAGTGCGCGGACTGCGGCGCTCAAGCGTCTCCCTCAGCGCAaacttcttcgtcttctcgtggTTGAGCATTTGCTCTGCTGCGTCGTCTCGCGCAGGGTTTCGCTCCGAGTCTGTCTCGCCGAGTTTGTCCTTTGCCCTCTTCTGGCATGCTCTCCACTCTCGCCGCATGACGCctgcgcgggagacgcggcgcgccCGAGGCGGGACCGCCGGCGCGTCGAGTGCGGAACCGTCTCCGGAatctttcttttcgcctcgctcaGGCGTCTGCGCCGCTGCTCCATCTTCTCCGTGCATCTCCGGGAAGGGCGAACAAGGCGCGGACCCGAGAGCTCGCGTCGATCTCGCGCCGCGACACGCGTCTTCGGCAGAGGCCAGCGACCGCGGAGCCAACTCTTCCGGGAGTCTCGAGGCGCTCGCTGGCGCcggtcttcgcttctcccggcGCCCCTccagcggcgacgaggacagCGCCTCGGAAGGTTTagggaaacggcgaagcACGTCGCAGTCGGCGGCTTCTGTTTCGCCGTCGGTGTCTTCGTGCTgcccgtctgcctcttctcacTACTGTCCCTCcagtgcgtctctctcgtcttcggctTCGCAGTCGGCCGTGTCTGCAGAaggctttcttcgccgcgtctcctgggGCTCCAGAAGCGCCGGTGGGCctcgcgcggcgctcgcgccgctcgcttccGGGAAAGGCCCTCTCTCGCTGAGCGAGCCGAGCGCGCCTCCGGCCTGTGGCTGCCCTCCCGCGGCGCTCGACTTCCACCAGGCTCtgactctgcatgcagacaaacAGCTGGCGTCGCCACCGTCACAGTCTGCTGGTGTGTCGTCGtgcgctgccttcgcctcttccgcgcgGTCGCTCGCGTCCGCTCCCTTgggggagacagacagcgcGGGCGCTGCCCCACACCGCAGCACGCCTGTCGGCATGCGGGCGGAACTCGGAGGCCGAGACACGAGGCCGCGAATTTTGTCCGGACACGCAGCCCGCCAGGCCGTCGCTGTtcgagaggagggagggaaCGGAGGAGCGAGCGCTGAGGAGCGGGTGCGCCCTCatccagaagaaaaggccgaGCGAAACgcagcgcgcgcgtcgacCTGGGTGGAGCCCTGCGTGGAtcaggaagaaaggaagacaccGGATGTGAAGGGACATCTCTGCGCCacacagcgagaggaacCGCGTCAGCCCCCATTGGTCTCCGCTGGTGGAACGGGAGGTGATGGGAAGGGCGGAACCGATCCGGCGCCCTCGCCACGGTCGGCACCTTCTGCCTCGAGTCTGGACTCCGCTCCCCGCGAAAGTGCGGTTCTCGCGGCCTCGTTGAACGAGTCGTTCGCCTCAGCCGTCGACGGCGCAAGGTCTTCCTCAGGCGGCCGGAGCGGCGGGGCGCCTCTGGGGAAGAGCCGCGCTCGCCTGCAGCTGATGCGCCACGGCCTCGCGCCCGTCCCAGGTGTCTCCCCGCACCCAACAGGTGGGGAGAGGACAGCAGATAGTCTCCGCCTGCTGCGCGACCTACAGTCGCTGCCGGGTCCCCACgggttgcatgcgcggcaCTTGGCCACCTTCCTGCAGAAACACCGCGAGATCTTCGCACCTGCCACGGTCTCGGTGCGGGCgcgggccgagagagaccggGACGCCTCGACACGGCGCGCGTCCGGCCACGCTTTCGTTCACGTTTATGGGCCGGGacaaggcggcgaaggcgggagagagcgcctgttcttctcgtcttctggtCACATGCGGTTCGCGCCCTCGGGGGCGCTTGTGGACTCGGCGACTGGCGAGCATTCGTACGGAGATCTCCACCCTCCTTTCGTCCAATGGGTCTCCGCACTTGTCTCGGCGTCGTCCGCCTCCTCCGTGTTCGGGGTCGGGCCCGACCCCACAGCCTCCCAAGGGAACCCGCACCGGCACGCAGGGCGGCCGCCAACTGCGAATGTGgggcgcgaggagaggcctTTCGTGAGGCAGGCCGACTCGCTCGCGGAAGGAAGATGGCCCGAGGAAGGGGAGGCAGGTGCGTCCgcattttcttctccgcggtCTCTACACAGTCCtggggaagacggaggagacggagggcgCACGACGGTGGAGACAGCTGGCGGCGGTGACGGGGAGGCAACTGTCTTTGCCGCGTTCTGTCTCAGTCCCGCAGCTCGGAGATTCCAAGCGAGCCGCGgacctctcgcgttctcgggCGTGGCCACGCCAGGAGGCGCAgacgacggaagagacaccgcgggTTTGGGGCCCGCGTCGGGTGACGAAGAAGCTCTGACGCGGGTGAGGCTCTGCACCCTGTCTCCAAGCTGGCCTTTGAGTCCCGCGTCGTTATCCGCGGGCAATTCACCTTCAACTTCGATTGTCTCCACAGCAGACAACCTTCACAGCGCGGCGCTGGCGGCAAGCGCCGCGCACGAGATGACTCAAGAGACTCTGGAGAGCTACGGTGGTAACGAGCAGGCCAACAGCGCGGGGTGGCCCAGAGACAGCTGTGGAGCCTCGCGGGGAGACTTGGGGGGCCTGCGCGGGGGGACGGAAAGGGATCTGCAGGCTGCCTCTGCTggcttcgcgtctccagccTCGCCTCACTTCGAAGCCGCGCAGggtgaagacgcagagggctgcggcggcggacaggaagcgagagacggcgacgccaaGCAACGAAGACGACAGGAAGCATCAGGCGATGCGGCACTCCTAGGTGCCTCCAAAGCGAGGCGCGGCTGGCGGGCGGAGGTCGCGTTTGGCGCGAGTCATCCGCCAGCCCGCCAGAGGTGCGTTtcgagagaagcgggcgagtccggagagacgcgccgtgCCAACGTTCGAGGCGACAGGGCCGGTGACGGCGGTGCACCCGCGGCCGCCCTCCGCGTGGACGGGggactttcttcttctctgttttcgcggTGCCGCACAGCCCCGCAGCCGCTCCGGACGTTGCTGCAGTGTGAGGAGTCTGTGTCACCGTccgcgccgcttccgccCTCGGAGTGTGTGCCCAatctgtctcgctccctctGCTTGCTGGCCCCCagctctgcgcctcgcgcctcgcggcgCATCACAGTCGCCGCACCGGAAGCGGCGGGGCTGCCGAGGGTGGCCGCGCCCAGCGAGCCGCTCCAGCGCAGAGGCAAGTCGCTCCCGCCTCCGCGATCGCGAGAGTGGCGCAAATCGCGCGCAGCTGTCGCAGCCATTCTGGGCTCGACCGTGGCATCGTGGCGGACTTCGCATCTGGCCCGGCACCTCGgccgctttcccttcttcgcggaGTTGCGCGATGTCTGTCACGAGGTGTACATCCACTCGCGGTTCGGACGCTTCTACGCCAGCGCAGGTGCGGAGCGGGCGActtcgcccgcctcgcgcggGGACTGGGAACGTGCAACGAGCGTCGGAGGGCGGTGGGCGGGgtggcgagaggcagagagcggcgcgtcggCGAATCCGAGACCGAGGAATTTTGTTCATGGCCATgggccttctgtctcccggTCCTCTGTCGCTGGCGACTCGCCTCGCCAGAGCGCTGAAAGGTGGAatggaaggcgaggccgcgcggcTCCTGGCCAGGCGTCTGCTGTAGGCCCCGGTTCGCCGCGAAACCATCTGCCTGCTGGCGCACGGTCTTTCCCatctgcgccgtctcctgtcgACGCATGTGCCgcgagcagcgacgagggaagagagtTAAAacccgcctcttcgcgccgCGCCCCGCGCTCACCGGCCGCCGCGTCGggtttctctccccttggCTGGcaagagcggcgaggcggaagccAGCGATCGGAGACGGGCGGGCGGGGCgaggagtggagagaagcgcggtGGACCGGTGCAGAGTGTCGGAGCCGCCGTCCGCCGCGGAGTCCCGACGGGTTCTCAGGAGAGGAGCAGAGCTCAGAACGGAGTTCCAGTGAGGGTTGGGGGCACGGCGACATcgagcagccgctgcagagacgaggccgagcgaCAAGTCACTCTCCGCACCGCAGCGTGCGCCATTCCGACCCCCGCCCGTTCATGTCCCCGTCGAGGCGCGGGTACTCGCTGCGTCGAAAGCTCTGGAGGTTCACCAATGTTCCTGCGGACGCGACGCTCGTCACTGGCCCGGGcaacgaggcggagaagccaggcgggagaggcgagctgCGGCAGTCCCCGTGTCGCCCAGACGAAGGCCACCGCGCCCTTTGGTGTCcctcgccgcagcggcgaccgagacgagcagacgcgcgcggaCACGCAGGTGGAAGGCAGGTGTCTCCCAGTGTCTCCCCGGGGGCGTTTGCCTGTCAAGGTCTTGGAGACCacacagcgaggagacgcgtccCCTCGACGTGCGAAGGACGCCGAAGGTCAACAGGCACGTCGGGCTCCCCCGATGCGGTCTCCGAGTGGGAAAATTACCGTCGCCCAGCCAGCGCCAAGGCGCTCTCCAGTGCAGGTTCTGCgcggcgcggaggcgaaCCGGACGGCGGGCAAGAAGACAGGCAGGGAATGGAGGCAGGACGCGGCGCAGCGCTGTGCCGGAAGATTCGGGAGCGACTGAGTGGAAGAGGAACAAGTCGACAGCGGGGCGAAGGACCGAGGCGTGTCGAGAGGGACGGTGGGGAGCGGACACCGGTGGTTCGGCCAGCGCGTGTTGAGCCTACGCCGAGGGACTCCACCTGTCAGACTTGCTGGCCAAAAGCCGGTGACGCCGGATCTcgtgcgtcgtcctctccgctgtcttcgcgttcgtccTTTGAGTCGCCCTTGGCTTCGCGGGGCGCGGCCGCGACCTCTTTCGCTGGCAGTCCGAGGCGGTCCTCTCCAGAGGCGCTGGCGCAGAGCTCTTGTTCGCCTCCTGTCCTTTGTTCTTCTACTGGAACGAGGCGGGACTCCGAAAAGGGGACGATTCCTCAATCGCCTGCTTCCAGGACTGCTCGCTCACGagccgagagagcgggagaatCCGGTGGAGACTGTCCAGCGGCGTCGAGTGGCACGACGAGTCCAAGGAGCCACGTCATTCGGAGCTTTGCCGCGAGCGAGCGAGACTCCGACCACGAAGAgacctctgtctctgcgcctcgaAGCCTCCTCTCGCACGCCCGTCCGGGCCTCGGACACCGGTGTGTCTCCGGCCCGCCTGGCGAGGGGCTGTTCTTCCAGAGCGCGCGGCCTTCGACGCCTCAGATCCTCTCCACGGTCTCGCTGGCGACAGGCGAATACGAAGGGGACGAGCGGCAATCGACGACGAATCGGGGTGGAACAGGCGCTGTGGCGTGTGCAGGACAGGCCAAGCAGGCGCAGCGACCTCGGGGgtcgggagaaggcgaggaaagacgccttggcgagcgacgcaggaaCCGGGGAGGGACGGCTGCGCAAGGGAAGGAACGCagcgcggaaacgcgaagcagctCGGGGGATAGCTCACCACACCCTTCGCAGGACGCGGGTCTTCTCCCTGGAGCCCCTTTGCAGGTTTCCTCTGGAAAGCCTTGGCACGATTCTTCCGGTGGTGAGCAGGCCTCGCAGACGGGCGACATCCCACGCGATGGATGCCAGCGACTCGCGGTCTCTCCGGCCGGCGCGAGCTACAGTGGGGCGACGCGGCGACAGACGTGGGGCGCGTCCATCGCACCGGCGACTACGCTCTCTCTTGCGGTCTTACAAGGAGAGACGTTGAGTCTAGTGGGGACGCCCACCTCTCGCCCTACGAGGGGACCGGTCACTGAGGGCGGAGACGTCGCGAGGATCAGCCGGAGTCAGGttggaagcgaggaaggatgGACTGCGCGCGAGGTGCCGGCAGGCGGTTCAAAAGAcgacgcgaagacgccgacgtGGGCGACTCGCTGCTCCCTACGGAGGAAATCGGGAGCCAGCTGGAGGAGTCCGCCAAGGCGTCGGGCCTGCGCGCTTCAAAAACTTCTTGCGAAAACGCAAAGAAG AGACCTCGCAGCGCTCGAAGGGTTCCGGCGACGCACCCTGAGCTCGGAGTCTGTCGGCAGCGCAGGCTCGGCGGACTCTGTGAGCAGCGTGGACAGCGTCGGAGCAGACGCAGTTCCTGGGTGGTCCCACGCCTTCTTgctgtctgcctctcctctcgcggcctctcgcgcgtcgcttGTTCCCCAGAGCCTCGACCAGGGACCGGGACGTCCAGAGCTCGGCTCGTCGGTCTTCTCCGTGCGCAGCCCCATCCACCGCGCCAACACCGTGGCCTTCGGACCCGAgcagggcgaggcgcgcctgAGGCTCGACCTCAACCTGGGGCGCCTGAGTGGTTGCCTGCGAGACTTCCCACAGTGCATTTTGGAGGTCATTCTCAGCGGTCGTGGGAGGCGAgtgcggagacgagaagacgagatgGACGCGTCCGTGCCCGCCTCCGAATCCCGCGGCACGCAcggagaggggcgaggaaaggacgggGAAGGCCCGCGACGAGAGGCTTCGTACGGTCCGGCTTGTCGCGAACGTGCCTCGCCTCGAGCTGGCCACGACTCACGGCCGGAGACACCAGGCGCTAGGCAGACAGAGGGCGAACGCCCAGGCG gCCGCGGCGGAGGGCGTCTGTCGGCGAGCTCTGCGTCTTGCGGCCCCGCCCCGCCTGCTAAGCTCAGGCATCCGCCAggcctttcttcgtctcacGATACGACGGAATCACGCGCGGAGTTGTCTCAGCGGGTTGCGTCGAGGGGCGTTGCGACCTCAGGGACGGGGAGGCCGCGCCTGTGTCTGTGGCTAGGCTCCTTCTCGATCCCCAGGGACGACAAGCGCTACCGagggggcgaagacgcgtggTTTATCAGCAGCGCCTGCAACGCGGTCGGCGTGGCcgacggcgtcggcgagTGGGAAGACCTCGCCGGCATCAACCCTCAGTCCTTCGCCCAGGATCTGATGAAGGGATCTCTCAGACATGTGCGGAGAATCAAGAAGACGCATTGGGCGGAACAGCGACGGGCAGAGGAACGGCCGGCAGAGCGCCACGCTTCGGAACAAGGACACGATCGCAAGGGCTCAGACGAGGCGACAAAGCCCGACTTTGATGCTGCGCAAGCTGCCACGGAGGCGCTTTCGAAGGCCTATAGGGAGGCAAAAAATTACGGAAGCAGCACAGCGCTCGTGGGAGTTCTCGACGAGGATAAAGCCATCCTCG GGTTCGCGAATCTCGGAGACAGCAGTGGGATggttcttcgtcgtctccgaaACCACACGCGCGCCGGCGGAACCGCCCTAAGTGTCGTGAAGCGAGTGAAGGGAATGCAGCACAGCTTCAATGTCCCCTATCAGTTCGCCCATATTCCTGCTCCTGAGGATTGGGAGCGGTTGCGAGCTACG GGCTTGCATCGTTTGGTGTCCATTGCAGAGAAGGAATTTCATCagcgcgcagaagagaggacaccCGCCGGCGGCaagcgcggcgaggcaggtGAACACAGCGAACCTGATTCGCCCATTGGAGACTCGCCGTCGTGTATCGAGTCGACAACAGTGCGCGTTGAAGCAGGAGACCTTATTCTTCTCGGCACTGATGGGCTGTTTGACAATCTCTTCGACTACGAAATTACCGCGCTCAGTA CGTACTGGCGATCGCTGGACTCCTCTGCGCAGGCACCTTTtgcgaaggaagcgaggaagcagaccgCACTGGAAGGCCGTGCCGGCCAGCGAGGCTCCCTGTTTTCGAGTTTTACAAGTGgtgggaaagaagacgatATCACTGTCGCCGCTGCGTGGGTGGTGGCTGAAGCCGATGCGAATTTAGATAGCGAGTACGAGCTTGCGCTTGACCGGGGTGAGGAGAACAtcgcggaagcagagagcggaggaaTGCCATCACTATGGCAATGA